A part of Dermacentor variabilis isolate Ectoservices chromosome 10, ASM5094787v1, whole genome shotgun sequence genomic DNA contains:
- the LOC142560951 gene encoding uncharacterized protein LOC142560951 — protein sequence MVFELAFTSDTWTQRWSSSFPYALQRVYARVREASSSLLPGAAPASRAAGDLLHRRCHRWETTLKSSELADRSSGPSRKPKVPLEFKDFEPPPDKNCRTILY from the exons ATGGTGTTCGAACTTGCGTTCACGAGCGACACTTGGACGCAACGCTGGAGCAGCTCGTTTCCTTATGCCTTGCAGCGCGTTTATG CCAGAGtgcgggaagcctcgagctcgcttcttcccggcgCCGCCCCGGCTTCgagggccgccggggaccttctccatcggcgttgCCACCGCTGGGAGAcgactctcaaaagttcagagttggcagaccgcagctctgggccatcccgcaagccgaaggtgccgctcgagttcaaggacttcgagccgccacctgacaaaaactgccggaccattctctattaa